In the genome of Raphanus sativus cultivar WK10039 chromosome 9, ASM80110v3, whole genome shotgun sequence, the window ACCACCTCTTTCGTTTAATTTCGAGTTTAAtcacctttttttttatcttatctTATTTGATTTTGGTTATGGAAGGTGCTAGTGGAGCTGGTGAAGCTAGTGCAGAAGCAAGGTCTAGAAGGAGACAACGGAGGATGGAAAGAGTTTCTAAACTCTTACGATAAGAAATTGGGATCGTCTCTCAGCGATCCTTCGAGACGCTCCAATGATGTATTGGTCGCTTTTCTTTCCTCTTTCAAAAAGAAGGAAGATGTCCAggtaactaactaactaacaaCCACCACAACATTGTATTGTTTGGACTATTAACTTATTAGTTCTTGTTGCATTTGTTTGTTTAGCTATTGGCTAGGGTTCTTCAGTGTGATGCTAATCGTAACTTGATTGAGAAGTTCAAGCAAGAATCTCCTGATAAAGAGACTCCTGAGCAGGTTTGGTTTCGTTTGgatctccttttttttttttttttaattgtgagTTGTTGTTTATATAACTTGTTTGTTTGGCTATTGCTATTGCAGAGGCTAGTTCGAATGACTATTACTCATCCTAGGTACCCAATCTACTATGCTTTCCCTTCCCACGCCGAGGTAATTAATGTTGTTTGAAATGGGACTAAGtttaataatagaaaaaaagatttgagaCATAAACGAAAGATGTTTGAAATTTTGCATAATAACAGGATTGGTTTGTAACTAAGAGTGGCAATAAGCAGTCAAAAGTGATCAAGTCAACCAGAATGCTTGCTATTGATTGTGAGATGGTTACCTGTGAGGATGGCAGTGAAGCTGTTGTCAGGGTTGGCGCTGTCGACCGTGATTTAAAggttttggtttggattttttatcatttatcaAAGCCATTGTGATTAGTCTTGTTTCTTTATTAATCTAATGAAGCTCATGATGACTCAGGTGGTTCTTGACAAATTTGTGAAACCTAGCCTACCGGTTGTTGACTATAAGACTGAGATTACTGGAGTTACTGCTGAGGATCTTGAAAAAGCCACTCTCTCTGTTGCTGATATTCAGAAAAAACTCCGGAGGTTTCTTTCTAAGGGAACTATTTTAGTTGGTCACGGTTTGCACAATGATCTTCAAGGTTAGCTTGCTTGCAAGAAGCtccactttctctctctctctatatatatatgtgtgtgtgaaGATCTTGTTTTTACGAGTTTAGTTTCTATGATCACAACAGTGTTGAAGGTAGATCATGCCAGAGTCATCGATACTTCCCTTGTATTCAAGTATTCCGGTGCAAACAATTCTCGAATACCTTCTTTGTTAAACCTATGCAAGGTAAAGCGTGTGAACACTTTATTTCTTTGTTCTAACTTGGAGATAGATAGGTATAAGATTTGATAAAAATCCTGTTTTGTGGGGTGTAATTTCTCCAGTCTGTTTTGGATGAAGAACTGAGAATGGAGGGTGCTGCTCACAATTGCGTTCACGACGCTGCCGCTGCTATGAAGCTCGTGCTTGCTGTTGTGGAGAAAGGAGTAGAGactttgattccacaaaccgAACAAGTAAGACTTGACTGTTACCATTCAACTAAGTTGCgaaataaaatgtgtatatagtTTTCtgaaacatattaaaaaaattgcatCATCCTGTGTCAGATGTTGGAGGTTGAGAAGACAATACATGAGGCTAAGAAGGCAAGTCTCTATCTTCATAAGATACCTCACAATGTTCCCTCTCAAGAGTTACGAGGAGTTATTATGGGAGATTTCAAAGTCGACGTTAAGGTAATGGTCCCCAACATACAAATCTCCTTTCTTCTCACGAGGAATCTGAGAGGATCATGTTTTGTGCAGCCACCAAAGAAGCTAGGAGGTTATTATAGCGCAGAAGTTGTTTTTAGTAGTCAAGAGGAAGCAAATGAAGCATTTGAAAAAGTTGATGGAGATATAGTTAAGGTAAATtgggatctctctctctctctctctctctctctctctcactgtgGTCATGTTCATGATCTTTATAGCTGCTGTCTTGAGAGAATCGATTTGACAATCTCTTTCTTTCAGGATACAATGGGTTTGTCACAGAAAATGGTTCAGTTTAAGTTGAATTCTGGATCAGTATCTAGACTGTACGTTCGTAAAAATGTTCAAGACGGTGAAGAAGTCTCTGCGAAGAAGAGAAGTAACacagaggaggagaagaacGTGAGTTGTAAGAGACAGAAGAGGGAGAATGATTCTGAGGAGACGACTAGGGAAGAGAATGGCAGCAGCCAAGGGAGCATATGTGAAGATCACATAAAGGAAATTGAAGAACTGAAGGAGAAACTCAAAACGACGGTTGAGGAAAATGAAGAACTGAAGGAGAAACTAAAAGCTAAGGATGAAAATGAAGAACTGAAGGAGAAACTAAAAGCTAAGGAACGTGAGGTTGAGGCTCAGGATAAGATGATAACTAACCTCAAAAAGAAACTGAAGAAAAAGTGAAAAACTAACGTTTAAGCATCATTCATGTCAGATACTATTGTCTTCCAAATTTTGTTTTCAAGCATTTCAGTTGAAGAACTCATGAGATTTTGTATTGTATACGATGAAGCCAATGCACACCAAACAATTTCTTTTGATATCTACggtggaaaaaaagaaaatgaaaactcAGCCTATTCGTTTTATATCCTTCAACGAGTTGCTGGTACTTTGATACCATCAATAGCTTTCGGTTCTTGTTTCTCCTTAGAGCTCTTGCTGGAGCTTTGAGGAAGACTCTCTGGCCATGGTGTCCTCTTTGACGGCACAGTTATGTCTAAGGGAGACTTTATGATCCAGCCAGCTGTTTACAAGTATAAAGATTGCAAAGTCAAAGAAGAGATTATGTGATGAGAAATGAGTGTAGTAGAACAAGAAACTTACCCAGGTGGGAATTTGCTATTAGCTTCCAAGTGGAAGGACAACGGACCATCTTCTATTCCTTCATTACCATCCAACAAGTTGTTAACATCTTTAACCCTTACCAGTCTATCATCAACAGATTCCTTCCATAACAACACAAACCCTGACCATTCCATCTTACTAGGCATCACAGCCGCCTTATCATCCACATAAACACCACTCTTGGTGGCATAAGGCTGCGTATCAAAAACATGCTTCCCAGATGAATCACAACTAGGACCTTGAATCGGCATCGACAAAGGCTTCCCTTCTTGATTCATCTTCAACACCGACGACAGCTCATCAGCATTACCAGAGTGAGCAAGTATCCCAACAGACAAAGCGCCAAACCACTTCACACTCTGAATCTCATCAAACAGCTCCACGCTATGCATGTTGCTGTCATCAGCAAACACAACAAACCCATCTAACTTCTCCTCCCTCACGACCCTCATCCTTTGAACCCTCATCTCACTCTCCACCCTCCACCGATCCTCCCAAGAAAATACGGATGAACCAGACTGATCTCATCATAACATATGTTGTCAAATTCGATGCACATATAAGCAGGCTATTAATCATTCTCAATCACGTCTCTGAACCAAAAATAAAGAAGCCACTAAAagacaatttttaatttttcttagttaaaagAACACTATTCTAAAAGACCTGCAATAATTatctttacaaaaataatactaaCTAAATCATACTtaatacttttttctttttattgacGTAGTCTCTACATTTTGAATCAACTCAGGGGAAAGAACAATACGGTAGATAGACGAAAACATAACAAAAGGTATACTGTATATGCAATCATTGCAATGTTTGTATAATCCTAGTTAAGACGCAAAATTTGCAAAGACCAAAGAGACAAGGAGAGACACCACAGCTGCCACCACACTCGGGAGAAAGGCCGCGTGGCTAGGAGATGGACCGGGGACTCCAGCTGCAGGAATGGTAGTagtcggaggaggaggagaagaggaggAAATCGGTGGATCAGAGAGTGGGGTGGAGGAGACGGGGTGAATGACGTTGAGGTCAAGTTTCTGACCGGCCATACAATGGCCGGGAACGCCGCAGAAGAAGAAATGGTGGCCGTGGTTGGTGAGTGTGACTGAGTCATTACCGGTGGTGAAGGTGGAGATTGGGTTTGAGTTGTTGCAGCTTCTATACATTGCATGCGTCACTCTCATCACGTTGTGGAATTGTGGGTTGTATTCAAACACtgtcaaaatcaaaataattgtCAGATCAGTGCCAAAATgtgaaaacaaaacaagttaggAGTGCTGGACTATTATGACCCACTTTCCGACATTGGTTAAACGAACTATTACATTATTTTAGAATCAAGATCTGTTCATTTTAATGTCTAGACTATAGTTAAATTTGTCAGAAAATTGTGGTACTCACAGACAGTATCACCAATGTGGAAAATTTTGGTAGAGGCCCATAGCTTATAGTCTACATTGGCTATGGTTGTCCAGCCAGCTGAGTCGCCAACTTTGTACACCGCAGCTTCACTCAGCCCTAACATCACCACCATACATGCCAAAGCCACCACTATCTTCGCCGCCATTCTCtcactcttcttctttgatATCTGGTCGAGAGCCCCACAAGggtatgtgtgtgtatatatatatgaaactaaGTGGTGTGTATATGTATGAAGAGGCCACTATTATTTTGGTTAGTTGGCTAATTTGGAGAAAGGGTGTCTGAAAAGCAAATACCGACAAAGATTGCGTACTTGTTTATCTTTTATTCGTGTTggacttagagcatctccattagaGTTTTTAGTGTGAGGTTCACacaactcaaaaaaaaaaaatatatatataataaagcaAAAGCTATGAATCTGTATAGTCCGTCGAACCTATCTCTTAACTGTTCTGCGGGCTCCACGACACGTGGTGGTCCGCGATAggtttgttattattattatttttttttaaaacaaacccaaaaaaaaaatgcattggAAATCATGATGGCTCGATTTTgccaatggagatgctcttagtttCTTATACTGACTTCAAATATCCGAAGACTATATAGCActtaaatgtattatttttgcGCCAACTAGTTTTGTAATCTTACATAGTCAAGTCAATGCCATTACCAGATGATTTGAAGTTGAAAAACATATGAATCAGCTTGATATTATATAAGATCATGAACAACCAACGATTTTGATCATCTGAACGGTTTGGTATTAATCTGACTCAAAATTAATACTCATACCAGAATTCGTTATATATGAATGATTTAGAAGAACCTTCTTCCTGAAGTGTTATTAGGAACCTCACATCAATAATAAGTTGGGTTCTGATCTGATGTATCAATTCATTTATTGATTTTGActtgaaaactaaaaagaacatTAGTCtcttaacaaaacaaattaaagaatcaaacaaaaacacacatacACTGTACAAACATaaccataaaaaaatatttgttgtaTAAGTTGTAAAGTAAGTGTTCACAGGGTATGTTAAAGTTTGGAAGGCTTGTAAGGAAAGAATGTTGAGTTGGTTGGTATGTTAATTTTGAATCATCTTCTAATATTTCTACTTGGCAGTTACTCTTCCTCCTACATCTTGGTAACCAAATTACTTcactaatttaaattatattttcatgctaaaatcattttctttatcAATTTCTGTAGCACTATCTTATAGCAATTCAACCACTGCAGCATTCGCCAGATATCATAAAGAAATCTGTACCTGACACATAATCCATGTGATGCCCCCTTTCATGATAACATACTAATGTCCATACTGTATGCCCATAACTAACCCAATTTCAACCCACTAACATAGCCTACATCTTCACTTTTGGGGGAAATGCTTTCTAGAAATTCAACAATACAAACTTTGGACTTTGAAATATACACTGTCactcttttgaa includes:
- the LOC108811397 gene encoding small RNA degrading nuclease 3, whose protein sequence is MEHKLATAEKKVLVELVKLVQKQGLEGDNGGWKEFLNSYDKKLGSSLSDPSRRSNDVLVAFLSSFKKKEDVQLLARVLQCDANRNLIEKFKQESPDKETPEQRLVRMTITHPRYPIYYAFPSHAEDWFVTKSGNKQSKVIKSTRMLAIDCEMVTCEDGSEAVVRVGAVDRDLKVVLDKFVKPSLPVVDYKTEITGVTAEDLEKATLSVADIQKKLRRFLSKGTILVGHGLHNDLQVLKVDHARVIDTSLVFKYSGANNSRIPSLLNLCKSVLDEELRMEGAAHNCVHDAAAAMKLVLAVVEKGVETLIPQTEQMLEVEKTIHEAKKASLYLHKIPHNVPSQELRGVIMGDFKVDVKPPKKLGGYYSAEVVFSSQEEANEAFEKVDGDIVKDTMGLSQKMVQFKLNSGSVSRLYVRKNVQDGEEVSAKKRSNTEEEKNVSCKRQKRENDSEETTREENGSSQGSICEDHIKEIEELKEKLKTTVEENEELKEKLKAKDENEELKEKLKAKEREVEAQDKMITNLKKKLKKK
- the LOC108825837 gene encoding probable beta-1,4-xylosyltransferase IRX14H isoform X1, which encodes MRVQRMRVVREEKLDGFVVFADDSNMHSVELFDEIQSVKWFGALSVGILAHSGNADELSSVLKMNQEGKPLSMPIQGPSCDSSGKHVFDTQPYATKSGVYVDDKAAVMPSKMEWSGFVLLWKESVDDRLVRVKDVNNLLDGNEGIEDGPLSFHLEANSKFPPGWLDHKVSLRHNCAVKEDTMARESSSKLQQEL
- the LOC108825837 gene encoding mavicyanin isoform X2; translated protein: MAAKIVVALACMVVMLGLSEAAVYKVGDSAGWTTIANVDYKLWASTKIFHIGDTVLFEYNPQFHNVMRVTHAMYRSCNNSNPISTFTTGNDSVTLTNHGHHFFFCGVPGHCMAGQKLDLNVIHPVSSTPLSDPPISSSSPPPPTTTIPAAGVPGPSPSHAAFLPSVVAAVVSLLVSLVFANFAS